In Phocoena phocoena chromosome 19, mPhoPho1.1, whole genome shotgun sequence, a genomic segment contains:
- the CBX4 gene encoding E3 SUMO-protein ligase CBX4, with translation MELPAVGEHVFAVESIEKKRIRKGRVEYLVKWRGWSPKYNTWEPEENILDPRLLIAFQNRERQEQLMGYRKRGPKPKPLVVQVPTFARRSNVLTGLQDSSADNRAKLELGGQGKGQGHQYELNSKKHHQYQPHSKERAGKPPPPGKSGKYYYQLNSKKHHPYQPDPKMYDLQYQGSHKEAPSPTCPDLGAKSHPPDKWAHGGGAKGYLGAVKPLAGAVGAPGKGSEKGPPNGMTPAPKEAVTGNGIGGKMKIVKNKNKNGRIVIVMSKYMENGMQAVKIKSGEAAEGEARSPSHKKRAAEERHPPADRTFKKAAGAEEKKVETPSKRREEEGPGAGDPQPQEAGSRKLSPTKEAFGEQPLQLTTKPDLLAWDPPRGTQLPSHHHHHHHHHHHHHAVDLNLSHARKRCLSETHGEREPCKKRLTARSISTPTCLGGSPTAERPADVPPAAALPQPEVILLDSDLDEPIDLRCVKTRGEAGEPPSALQVKPEAPATAVVAAAPATTAEKPPTEAQDEPEEPLSEFKPFFGNIIITDVTANCLTVTFKEYVTV, from the exons ATGGAGCTGCCAGCTGTTGGCGAGCACGTCTTCGCGGTGGAGAGCATCGAGAAGAAGCGGATCCGCAAG GGCAGAGTGGAGTATTTGGTGAAATGGAGAGGCTGGTCCCCGAA ATATAACACGTGGGAACCCGAGGAGAACATCCTGGATCCCCGGCTGCTGATCGCCTTCCAGAACAG GGAACGGCAGGAGCAGCTGATGGGATATCGGAAGAGAGGGCCGAAGCCCAAACCACTGGTGGTGCAG GTACCTACCTTTGCCCGTCGTTCCAACGTGCTGACCGGACTCCAGGACTCCTCGGCTGACAACCGCGCCAAGCTGGAGCTGGGTGGTCAGGGCAAGGGCCAGGGGCACCAGTACGAGCTCAACAGCAAGAAGCACCACCAGTACCAGCCTCACAGCAAGGAGCGGGCAGGCAAGCCCCCACCGCCAGGCAAGAGCGGCAAATACTACTACCAGCTCAACAGCAAGAAGCACCACCCCTACCAGCCGGACCCCAAAATGTATGACCTGCAGTACCAGGGCAGCCACAAGGAGgcgcccagccccacctgcccggACCTAGGCGCCAAGAGCCACCCGCCCGATAAGTGGGCCCACGGCGGGGGTGCCAAGGGCTACCTGGGAGCGGTGAAGCCCCTGGCCGGTGCGGTCGGGGCTCCAGGCAAGGGCTCCGAGAAGGGTCCCCCCAACGGGATGACGCCGGCCCCCAAGGAAGCGGTGACGGGCAACGGGATTGGGGGCAAGATGAAGATAGtcaaaaacaagaacaagaacGGACGCATCGTGATCGTGATGAGCAAGTACATGGAGAATGGCATGCAGGCAGTGAAGATCAAGTCCGGGGAGGCAGCCGAGGGCGAGGCGCGCTCCCCCAGCCACAAGAAGCGGGCCGCCGAGGAGCGTCACCCCCCTGCAGACAGGACTTTCAAAAAGGCCGCGGGGGCGGAGGAGAAGAAGGTGGAAACGCCCTccaagaggagggaggaggaggggccgggggccggggacCCGCAGCCCCAGGAGGCCGGCTCCCGCAAGCTCTCCCCGACCAAGGAGGCCTTCGGCGAGCAGCCGTTGCAGCTCACCACCAAGCCTGACCTGCTGGCCTGGGACCCGCCCCGCGGCACACAGCTGccctcccaccatcaccaccaccaccaccatcaccaccatcaccacgcCGTCGACCTAAATCTCTCCCACGCGCGCAAGCGCTGCCTCTCCGAGACCCATGGCGAGCGAGAGCCCTGCAAGAAGCGCCTGACAGCGCGCAGCATTAGCACCCCCACCTGCCTGGGGGGCAGCCCCACCGCCGAGCGCCCAGCCGACGTGCCCCCCGCTGCCGCCCTCCCGCAACCGGAGGTCATCCTGCTGGACTCGGACCTGGACGAGCCCATAGACTTGCGCTGCGTCAAGACGCGCGGCGAGGCCGGGGAGCCGCCCAGCGCCCTCCAGGTGAAGCCTGAGGCGCCCGCAACCGCGGTGGTGGCAGCTGCGCCGGCGACAACGGCCGAGAAGCCTCCGACCGAGGCCCAGGACGAGCCCGAGGAGCCACTCAGCGAGTTCAAACCCTTCTTTGGGAATATAATTATCACCGACGTCACCGCAAACTGCCTCACCGTCACGTTCAAGGAGTACGTGACGGTGTAG